One window of the Klebsiella sp. WP3-W18-ESBL-02 genome contains the following:
- the fucK gene encoding L-fuculokinase, which produces MKQDVILVLDCGATNVRVIAVNRQGKIVARAATANASEIAVENSAWHQWSLEAILQRFADCSRKLTAELSSCQIRGVTVTTFGVDGALVDEHGKLLYPVISWKCPRTAAVMENISRLIPEQRLQAISGVGAFAFNTLYKMVWIKENHPQLLEQAHAWLFISSLINHRLTGEFTTDITMAGTSQMLDIHQRDFSADILQATGLPRRLFPRLVEAGEYIGTLQSDAANLLGLPAGIPVISAGHDTQFALFGAGAGQDEPVLSSGTWEILMVRSARVDTPLLSHYAGSTCELDSLPGLYNPGMQWLASGVLEWVRKLLWTEETPWQTLIEAARLVPAGAEGVKMHCDLLACQNAGWQGVTLNTTRGHFYRAALEGLTEQLALNLRTLEKIGHFNATELLLVGGGSRNALWNQIKANMLDIPIKVLDDAETTVAGAAMFGWFGVGEFTSPEQARAQVHYQYRYFYPQTEPELIDGV; this is translated from the coding sequence ATGAAACAAGACGTTATCCTGGTCCTCGACTGCGGTGCTACCAACGTCCGGGTGATTGCCGTCAACCGGCAGGGGAAAATTGTCGCCCGTGCCGCCACCGCAAACGCCAGCGAGATCGCCGTCGAGAATAGCGCCTGGCACCAGTGGTCGCTTGAGGCTATTTTGCAACGCTTTGCGGACTGCAGCCGAAAGCTGACGGCTGAGCTCTCATCCTGCCAGATTCGGGGAGTGACGGTGACGACCTTCGGCGTGGACGGTGCGCTGGTTGATGAACACGGTAAGCTGCTCTACCCGGTTATCAGTTGGAAATGCCCACGAACCGCAGCCGTCATGGAAAATATCAGCCGTTTAATACCCGAGCAGCGGCTTCAGGCCATCTCAGGCGTCGGCGCGTTTGCGTTCAACACGCTCTATAAAATGGTGTGGATAAAAGAGAATCATCCGCAGCTTCTTGAACAGGCGCACGCCTGGCTGTTTATTTCATCGTTGATAAATCATCGCCTGACGGGCGAGTTCACCACCGATATCACCATGGCGGGTACCAGCCAGATGCTGGATATCCACCAGCGAGATTTCAGTGCAGACATTCTCCAGGCCACCGGCCTGCCGCGTCGTCTGTTCCCACGGCTGGTTGAAGCGGGAGAGTACATTGGCACGCTGCAATCCGATGCCGCAAACTTGCTCGGTCTTCCCGCAGGTATTCCGGTTATCTCTGCCGGCCACGACACCCAGTTTGCCCTCTTTGGTGCGGGTGCCGGCCAGGATGAACCGGTCCTCTCATCCGGTACGTGGGAGATCCTGATGGTGCGTAGCGCCAGGGTTGATACGCCGCTGCTGAGCCACTACGCCGGCTCAACCTGCGAGCTCGATAGCCTGCCAGGGCTGTATAACCCCGGGATGCAGTGGCTGGCGTCGGGCGTACTGGAGTGGGTGCGCAAACTGCTGTGGACGGAAGAGACGCCGTGGCAAACGCTGATTGAGGCCGCTCGCCTCGTTCCCGCGGGAGCAGAAGGGGTAAAAATGCACTGCGACCTCCTCGCCTGCCAGAACGCAGGCTGGCAGGGCGTCACCCTCAACACCACGCGCGGCCATTTTTACCGCGCAGCGCTCGAGGGGCTAACCGAACAGCTGGCCCTGAACCTTCGTACGCTGGAAAAAATTGGTCATTTCAACGCCACTGAACTGCTGCTGGTCGGCGGTGGCAGCCGCAATGCGCTATGGAACCAGATCAAAGCCAATATGCTCGACATCCCTATCAAGGTGCTCGACGACGCAGAAACCACGGTGGCGGGCGCTGCAATGTTCGGCTGGTTCGGCGTCGGCGAATTTACCAGCCCCGAGCAGGCACGAGCGCAGGTGCACTATCAATATCGCTACTTCTATCCGCAAACTGAACCCGAACTTATTGACGGAGTGTGA
- the fucU gene encoding L-fucose mutarotase, which translates to MLKTISPLISPELLKVLAEMGHGDEIIFSDAHFPAHSMGPQVIRADGLKVSDLLQAIIPLFELDSYAPPLVMMAAVEGDALDPAVETRYREALSCPSPCPEISRIDRYAFYERAQKAFAIVITGERAKYGNILLKKGVTP; encoded by the coding sequence ATGCTAAAAACGATTTCCCCTTTAATCTCGCCCGAACTGCTGAAAGTGCTGGCTGAAATGGGCCACGGCGATGAAATTATTTTTTCTGATGCCCATTTCCCCGCCCACAGCATGGGGCCACAGGTTATTCGTGCCGATGGGCTGAAGGTCAGCGACCTGCTGCAGGCTATTATTCCGCTGTTCGAACTCGACAGCTACGCGCCGCCGCTGGTGATGATGGCAGCGGTCGAGGGGGATGCGCTCGATCCCGCCGTCGAGACTCGCTATCGCGAGGCGCTATCCTGCCCGTCCCCTTGCCCGGAGATCAGCCGTATTGACCGCTATGCGTTTTATGAACGTGCGCAAAAAGCCTTTGCGATCGTTATCACAGGTGAGCGCGCTAAGTACGGGAATATTCTTTTAAAAAAAGGAGTAACGCCGTAA
- the fucR gene encoding L-fucose operon activator gives MKAARQQAIVDLLIQHQSLTTEALSAQLNVSKETIRRDLSELQAQGKVLRNHGRAKYLHRENQDSGDPFHMRLKSHFAHKADIAREALSWIEAGMVIALDASSTCWYLARQLPDIDIQVFTNSQPICLELGKREQIQLISSGGKLERKYGCYVNPSLISQLKPLEIDLFIFSCEGIDGHGALWDSNAINADFKSTLLKRASQSLLLIDKSKFNRSGEARIGHLDDVTHIVSDEVGLISAAPSGNSP, from the coding sequence ATGAAAGCGGCACGCCAGCAAGCGATAGTAGATCTGTTAATTCAGCATCAAAGCCTGACGACGGAAGCGTTATCCGCTCAGCTTAACGTCAGCAAAGAGACTATTCGCCGCGATCTCAGCGAGCTCCAGGCGCAGGGCAAAGTGCTGCGCAATCACGGTCGCGCCAAATACCTCCACCGGGAAAACCAGGACAGCGGCGATCCTTTCCATATGCGCCTGAAGAGCCACTTCGCGCACAAAGCCGATATTGCCAGAGAGGCGCTCAGCTGGATCGAGGCAGGCATGGTGATCGCACTGGACGCCAGCTCCACCTGTTGGTATCTGGCGCGGCAGCTTCCCGATATTGATATTCAGGTCTTTACCAACAGCCAGCCGATTTGTCTGGAGCTGGGCAAGCGCGAACAGATTCAGCTTATTAGCTCCGGCGGTAAGCTTGAGCGTAAGTACGGCTGCTACGTTAACCCTTCGCTTATTTCACAATTAAAGCCATTGGAAATCGACCTGTTTATCTTTTCCTGCGAAGGGATAGACGGCCACGGCGCGCTGTGGGATTCCAACGCCATCAATGCCGACTTTAAGTCCACGCTGCTCAAGCGCGCGTCACAGTCTTTACTGTTGATTGATAAGAGTAAATTTAATCGCTCGGGGGAAGCGCGGATTGGGCATCTGGATGACGTGACGCATATTGTGTCTGACGAAGTAGGCCTGATAAGCGCAGCGCCATCAGGCAATTCGCCATAA
- the fucI gene encoding L-fucose isomerase, which translates to MKKISLPKIGIRPVIDGRRMGVRESLEEQTMNMARATAALLTEKLRHACGAQIECVIADSCIAGMAESAACEEKFSSQNVGVTITVTPCWCYGSETIDMDPMRPKAIWGFNGTERPGAVYLAAALAAHSQKGIPAFSIYGHDVQDADDTSIPADVEEKLLRFTRAGLAVATLKGKSYLSVGGVSMGIAGSIVDHNFFESWLGMKVQAVDMTELRRRIDQKIYDETELEMALAWADKNFRYGEDQNAQQYKRNEEQSRAVLKESLLMAMCIRDMMQGNEKLAEKGLVEESLGYNAIAAGFQGQRHWTDQYPNGDTAEALLNSSFDWNGVREPFVVATENDSLNGVAMLMGHQLTGTAQVFADVRTYWSPEAVERVTGQALSGLAEHGIIHLINSGSAALDGSCKQRGSDGKPTMKPHWEISQQEADACLAATEWCPAIHEYFRGGGFSSRFLTEGGVPFTMTRVNIIKGLGPVLQIAEGWSVELPKEMHDQLDARTNSTWPTTWFAPRLTGKGPFTDVYSVMANWGANHGVLTIGHVGADFITLASMLRIPVCMHNVEASAIYRPSSWAAHGMDSEGQDYRACQNYGPLYKR; encoded by the coding sequence ATGAAAAAAATCAGCTTACCGAAAATTGGTATCCGCCCAGTGATTGATGGTCGTCGCATGGGAGTGCGCGAGTCGCTGGAAGAACAAACCATGAATATGGCCCGCGCCACCGCCGCGCTGCTGACGGAAAAACTCCGCCACGCCTGCGGCGCGCAAATTGAATGCGTGATTGCCGACAGCTGCATTGCCGGAATGGCTGAATCAGCCGCCTGCGAAGAAAAATTCAGTAGCCAGAACGTGGGCGTCACCATTACCGTCACGCCGTGCTGGTGCTACGGCAGTGAAACCATCGATATGGACCCGATGCGTCCGAAGGCCATCTGGGGCTTTAACGGCACCGAACGCCCGGGGGCCGTTTATCTCGCCGCGGCGCTGGCCGCACACAGCCAGAAAGGCATTCCCGCCTTCTCCATTTACGGCCACGACGTGCAGGACGCCGACGATACGTCCATTCCTGCGGATGTCGAAGAAAAGCTGCTGCGCTTTACCCGCGCGGGCTTAGCGGTGGCCACCCTGAAAGGCAAAAGCTACCTCTCCGTCGGTGGCGTATCGATGGGGATTGCGGGTTCCATCGTCGACCATAACTTCTTCGAGTCCTGGCTGGGGATGAAAGTCCAGGCGGTCGACATGACCGAACTGCGTCGTCGCATTGATCAGAAAATTTATGATGAAACCGAGCTGGAAATGGCGCTGGCCTGGGCGGATAAAAACTTCCGCTATGGCGAAGATCAGAATGCCCAACAGTACAAGCGCAACGAAGAGCAAAGCCGCGCGGTGCTTAAAGAAAGTCTGCTGATGGCCATGTGCATCCGCGACATGATGCAGGGTAATGAAAAGCTGGCTGAAAAAGGGCTGGTTGAGGAGTCGCTCGGCTATAACGCCATTGCGGCGGGCTTCCAGGGGCAGCGCCACTGGACCGATCAATACCCGAACGGCGATACCGCCGAAGCGCTGCTCAACAGTTCCTTTGACTGGAACGGGGTGCGTGAACCCTTTGTTGTCGCCACCGAAAACGACAGCCTGAACGGCGTTGCGATGCTGATGGGGCATCAGCTAACCGGCACCGCTCAGGTGTTCGCCGACGTCCGTACCTACTGGTCCCCTGAGGCCGTAGAACGCGTGACCGGGCAAGCGCTTAGCGGGCTGGCCGAACACGGTATCATCCACCTGATTAACTCCGGCTCTGCGGCGCTGGACGGTTCGTGTAAACAGCGCGGCAGCGACGGAAAACCGACGATGAAGCCACACTGGGAAATCAGCCAACAGGAGGCCGATGCTTGCCTGGCCGCCACCGAGTGGTGCCCGGCGATCCACGAATATTTCCGTGGCGGCGGATTCTCTTCCCGTTTCCTGACCGAAGGCGGCGTACCGTTTACCATGACCCGCGTGAATATCATTAAAGGCCTTGGCCCGGTACTGCAAATCGCCGAAGGCTGGAGCGTCGAGCTGCCAAAAGAGATGCACGACCAGCTTGATGCACGCACCAACTCCACCTGGCCAACCACCTGGTTTGCCCCACGGTTAACCGGCAAGGGGCCATTTACCGATGTATATTCCGTGATGGCTAACTGGGGCGCAAACCACGGCGTACTCACCATCGGTCACGTCGGTGCCGACTTTATTACCCTTGCATCCATGCTGCGTATTCCGGTCTGTATGCATAACGTGGAAGCGTCGGCTATCTATCGCCCTTCCTCCTGGGCCGCGCACGGCATGGACAGCGAAGGCCAGGATTATCGTGCCTGCCAGAACTACGGCCCGCTGTATAAACGTTAA